In the genome of Phycisphaeraceae bacterium, one region contains:
- the gmk gene encoding guanylate kinase — translation MPPTTAHDAKQGLLVIVSGPSGAGKTTIARAVHDAFAGSLLSVSLTTRPPGPRETDGVDYHFVDEAEFLARVDRAEFLEHAGVYGKRYGTLRAPVADAMRAGRLVILEIDVQGAKQVKSQIPDAFGLFVLPPSEDALLDRLRSRQRDSEEVIQKRFARARDEMAEARRCAVYDLFIVNDDLDRAIGEAIGGVRARARD, via the coding sequence ATGCCCCCCACGACGGCGCACGACGCGAAGCAGGGACTCCTCGTCATCGTCTCCGGGCCCTCCGGGGCCGGGAAGACCACGATCGCGCGCGCCGTCCACGACGCGTTCGCCGGCTCGCTGCTCTCGGTCTCGCTCACGACGCGCCCGCCCGGCCCGCGCGAGACCGACGGCGTGGACTACCACTTCGTCGACGAGGCCGAGTTCCTCGCGCGCGTCGATCGCGCCGAGTTCCTCGAGCACGCCGGCGTGTATGGCAAGCGCTACGGCACGCTGCGCGCGCCGGTGGCCGACGCGATGCGCGCGGGTCGCCTGGTCATCCTCGAGATCGATGTGCAGGGCGCCAAGCAGGTGAAGTCGCAGATCCCCGACGCCTTCGGGCTCTTCGTCCTGCCCCCCAGCGAGGACGCGCTGCTCGATCGCCTGCGCTCGCGCCAGCGCGACAGCGAAGAGGTGATCCAGAAACGCTTCGCGCGCGCTCGCGACGAGATGGCCGAGGCGCGCCGCTGCGCCGTGTACGACCTCTTCATTGTCAACGACGACCTCGACCGGGCGATCGGCGAGGCGATCGGGGGCGTGCGGGCCCGGGCGCGAGACTGA